Proteins from a genomic interval of Lolium perenne isolate Kyuss_39 chromosome 1, Kyuss_2.0, whole genome shotgun sequence:
- the LOC127342888 gene encoding uncharacterized protein, translated as MAGGCKAAIGCVDARVPVRASYVSLYKWPESDAEFVRSVAMARRHHKQPESLAAPCYSGGSASMRRSGGVGVEGYGGESPRVVDSYSCRQMYLRSYTFSTKKETVPERTMACLGRVRDRAAVFPSFLPNRSGGGGSDAGSSFGSSSGGGRYSGRDQDGGRRGTAGGGSKGRRKRRRKSKGCAVVRRLQEASCGAMRAIFRRLLACTTTVDVEVAEPPPYSSR; from the coding sequence ATGGCGGGCGGGTGCAAGGCGGCGATCGGGTGCGTGGACGCGCGGGTGCCGGTGCGCGCCAGCTACGTCAGCCTCTACAAGTGGCCCGAGTCCGACGCCGAGTTCGTCCGCTCCGTGGCCATGGCGCGGCGCCACCACAAGCAGCCGGAGAGCCTCGCGGCCCCGTGCTACAGCGGCGGCAGCGCCAGCATGCGCCGGTCCGGCGGGGTCGGGGTCGAAGGGTACGGCGGCGAGAGCCCGAGGGTGGTGGACAGCTACTCGTGCCGGCAGATGTACCTCCGCAGCTACACCTTCTCCACGAAAAAGGAGACGGTGCCAGAGCGCACCATGGCGTGCCTCGGCCGCGTCCGGGACCGCGCTGCCGTGTTCCCCAGCTTCCTCCCCAACCGCAGCGGGGGCGGCGGATCCGACGCCGGAAGCTCCTTCGGCAGCTCGAGTGGCGGTGGTCGGTACTCCGGGAGGGATCAAGACGGCGGGCGCAGAGGGACTGCTGGTGGCGGGAGCAAGGGGAGAAggaagcggaggaggaagagtAAGGGGTGCGCGGTGGTGAGGAGGCTGCAGGAGGCGTCGTGCGGCGCGATGCGGGCCATATTCCGCCGCCTGCTCGCGTGCACCACCACCGTCGACGTCGAGGTTGCCGAGCCGCCACCTTATTCCAGCCGGTGA